The following are encoded in a window of Bacillota bacterium genomic DNA:
- a CDS encoding site-2 protease family protein, whose product MVDLASILVTLPVILLSLTVHEYAHAAAANALGDPTAKWQGRLTLNPLAHLDVFGTLALILTQRFGWAKPVPVNPAYFKDWRRGMMVVGVAGPLANVALAFLMALPLRLGIHMPLWLMRLVISGIVINLGLAAFNLIPIPPLDGSRLLLGVLRGKNLYIYHQLESYGSFILLLLVFSGATRIIMGPIINLLALLVLGQRLL is encoded by the coding sequence ATGGTCGACCTTGCTTCCATCCTCGTGACGCTGCCCGTCATACTCCTGTCCCTGACCGTGCATGAGTACGCTCATGCCGCGGCGGCGAACGCTCTCGGCGACCCCACGGCGAAATGGCAGGGGAGGCTCACCTTGAATCCCCTGGCCCATCTCGACGTGTTCGGAACTCTTGCGTTGATCCTCACGCAAAGGTTCGGGTGGGCGAAGCCCGTGCCGGTGAATCCCGCGTATTTCAAGGATTGGCGACGCGGGATGATGGTCGTGGGGGTGGCCGGTCCCCTTGCGAACGTGGCTTTGGCTTTCCTAATGGCACTGCCGCTGAGGCTGGGGATCCACATGCCGCTGTGGCTGATGCGTCTCGTGATATCGGGCATCGTGATCAACCTGGGGCTTGCCGCCTTCAATCTGATACCGATCCCGCCACTGGACGGGTCAAGGTTGTTGCTGGGGGTGCTGCGGGGTAAGAATCTTTACATCTACCATCAGTTGGAGTCATACGGGTCGTTCATCCTTTTGCTCCTCGTGTTCAGCGGGGCGACTAGGATCATAATGGGGCCGATCATAAACCTCCTGGCGCTCCTGGTGCTGGGCCAGAGGCTTCTATGA